A single genomic interval of uncultured Sphaerochaeta sp. harbors:
- the larA gene encoding nickel-dependent lactate racemase translates to MLVHNPIDSQGKKLELPEHTTVYAMKAPKALSDPKQAVSEALANPIASDSFQSIAKAKLDANPQAKAVIVISDNTRPVPYKGEGNILVPLLEVLLETGYKRENLTVLIATGTHRPMTDDEIERIIDPWVFEHGISIINHDCKEDDNLTYLGKTDRGSEVKINSLYVEADLKILTGLVESHFMAGVSGGRKSVCPGLISEHGTFLFHGADLMGHKNSCDLLLDGNPVHEESLAFAKMAGVDFIINVTLDHAFNITGVFAGDLEAAHQEAFEMVKGYAKIPIREEADIVITHGGFVGINHYQSAKAAFAAIGAMKKDGYLISISNFTDKKDVVGSVMYKTVLSILALTSAEELVTLLHSKDWPFMPDQWQVQKWASVFEKIPLDHYYYYAPQIVGENNSGLPGIDASLLTQSTDYSEVIKRVIEQIEKREQRKDLKVLYLSDGPYAIPYVE, encoded by the coding sequence ATGCTGGTACATAACCCAATAGACAGCCAAGGAAAGAAACTAGAACTTCCCGAACATACCACAGTGTATGCAATGAAGGCACCAAAGGCACTCAGTGACCCAAAACAGGCGGTTTCTGAGGCACTGGCCAATCCCATTGCATCTGACAGTTTCCAGAGTATTGCCAAAGCCAAGCTTGATGCAAACCCACAGGCAAAGGCGGTAATTGTCATCTCTGACAATACCCGGCCCGTCCCCTACAAAGGAGAGGGAAATATCTTGGTACCCCTGCTCGAGGTACTGCTTGAAACCGGTTATAAGAGGGAGAATCTTACAGTACTCATTGCTACAGGTACCCACCGCCCGATGACCGATGATGAGATTGAGCGCATTATCGATCCCTGGGTATTCGAGCATGGGATTTCCATTATCAACCACGATTGCAAAGAGGATGACAACCTCACCTACCTCGGAAAGACTGATCGTGGAAGTGAAGTAAAGATCAACAGCCTCTATGTAGAAGCTGACCTGAAGATCCTCACTGGATTGGTCGAAAGCCACTTCATGGCAGGTGTCAGTGGGGGACGAAAGTCTGTATGCCCTGGTCTGATCAGTGAACATGGCACCTTCCTCTTCCACGGTGCGGACCTCATGGGTCATAAGAACAGCTGCGACTTGCTCCTCGATGGCAATCCAGTTCATGAGGAATCCCTCGCTTTTGCGAAGATGGCTGGGGTTGATTTTATCATCAATGTTACCCTGGACCATGCTTTCAATATCACCGGGGTATTTGCTGGTGACCTGGAGGCAGCCCATCAGGAAGCCTTTGAGATGGTCAAGGGATATGCAAAGATACCCATCAGGGAAGAGGCCGATATCGTCATTACCCATGGTGGGTTTGTCGGTATCAACCACTATCAGAGTGCGAAGGCAGCCTTTGCTGCAATCGGCGCAATGAAGAAGGATGGATACCTGATCAGCATCTCCAACTTCACAGACAAGAAAGATGTCGTGGGTTCGGTGATGTACAAGACTGTACTCAGCATCCTGGCGCTTACCAGCGCAGAGGAACTGGTAACCCTCCTGCACAGCAAGGATTGGCCGTTCATGCCAGACCAGTGGCAGGTACAGAAGTGGGCTTCGGTATTCGAGAAGATTCCTTTGGACCACTACTATTATTATGCTCCTCAGATTGTAGGAGAGAACAACAGCGGCCTTCCAGGAATTGATGCCTCCTTACTTACCCAGAGCACTGACTACAGCGAAGTGATCAAGAGAGTCATTGAGCAGATTGAGAAGAGAGAGCAAAGAAAGGACCTCAAGGTTCTCTATCTAAGCGATGGCCCTTATGCCATCCCCTACGTGGAGTAA
- the pdxA gene encoding 4-hydroxythreonine-4-phosphate dehydrogenase PdxA: protein MKDKKFGITLGDPCGIGPEITLKALHARKEYQRSALLFGTRSLLEYYNSLLGYEMRFNSIKKMDDWDDSAINIYDPHPVDISQIEVGVVTSLGGTIAFESVRSAIEFALRKDISSVVTAPLNKEALHLAGFPYAGHTEIFGAFTKGERYAMLLYSEKLKVIHVSTHVSLRNACDLCKKKRVLEVIHLAHETLTKIGYDNPRIAVAGLNPHAGENGIFGDEEIKEIIPAIQEAKAEGLQVSGPIPPDTVFLKALQGSWDIVVAMYHDQGHIPLKMLSFENGVNITVGLDVIRTSVDHGTAFDIAGKLIASERSLLEAIEIGERL, encoded by the coding sequence ATGAAAGATAAAAAATTTGGAATTACACTTGGAGATCCCTGTGGCATTGGTCCTGAGATCACCCTCAAGGCATTGCATGCAAGGAAGGAGTACCAGAGGAGTGCTCTCCTGTTTGGGACCCGTTCGCTGTTGGAGTATTACAACTCGCTGCTTGGGTATGAGATGAGGTTCAACTCAATCAAGAAGATGGATGATTGGGATGACTCTGCGATCAATATATATGATCCACATCCGGTAGACATCTCCCAGATTGAGGTTGGGGTAGTAACCTCCCTTGGTGGTACCATCGCCTTTGAAAGTGTACGATCGGCGATCGAATTTGCCTTACGAAAGGATATCTCCTCAGTGGTTACCGCTCCGCTCAACAAGGAAGCGCTCCACCTGGCTGGTTTTCCCTACGCCGGTCATACCGAGATCTTCGGTGCGTTCACCAAAGGGGAGCGGTATGCAATGCTGCTATACAGCGAGAAACTGAAGGTAATCCACGTCTCAACCCATGTTTCCTTGCGGAATGCCTGTGACCTTTGCAAGAAAAAAAGAGTACTTGAAGTCATTCATCTGGCCCATGAGACACTGACAAAGATTGGCTATGACAATCCAAGGATTGCCGTTGCTGGATTGAATCCACACGCAGGGGAGAATGGCATTTTTGGTGATGAGGAGATCAAGGAAATCATTCCAGCAATCCAGGAAGCAAAAGCTGAAGGTCTGCAAGTCAGTGGTCCAATCCCTCCTGATACGGTTTTCCTGAAAGCATTACAGGGTTCCTGGGATATCGTGGTGGCCATGTATCACGATCAAGGGCATATCCCCCTGAAGATGCTCAGTTTCGAGAACGGGGTGAACATTACCGTTGGTTTGGACGTCATCAGAACCTCTGTTGACCACGGTACCGCGTTCGATATTGCCGGAAAGCTGATTGCAAGTGAGAGAAGCCTGCTCGAGGCAATTGAGATCGGGGAGAGGCTCTAG
- a CDS encoding four-carbon acid sugar kinase family protein, protein MHQYLIVADDFTGANDSGLQLRRKGLSTHVTIGKYTRNEKPIEALVLDTESRNIDEKEASVLVRSTLEGVDAESFSIVMKKIDSTLRGNLCAEVMEVAAFCAAELVIVSPAFPDQGRTVEGGRLLVHGKPLLETEHGKDPRKPVEEDNLLKLFSKGQSLYTVVHQEAGAAFPALEGKTMLVCDARTQDDLFRLVRLARKREEKVLYVGSAGLADALCNVQYPSRGVLGMVASLSEVTRNQVRYAKEHGIFTEVVEVESLLGEVDPYPIIKRVREAISQSKPALVVVSSVLDESAFSRSLEEGAQRGLSSDAVAATIRDSFSLLGKALVEQCEISGLFLTGGDTAFGLLEALGIHEVEIIREVQGGIPLLEVPSGGYASMRIVTKAGAFGNDQAIAHSLRVLQER, encoded by the coding sequence ATGCATCAATACCTGATAGTCGCTGATGATTTCACTGGAGCAAATGACAGTGGACTGCAACTAAGACGGAAGGGGCTCTCTACCCATGTAACGATTGGGAAATACACCCGGAATGAAAAACCCATCGAGGCACTTGTGTTGGACACAGAATCCCGGAACATAGATGAAAAGGAAGCCTCAGTTCTGGTTCGCTCAACCCTGGAAGGGGTGGATGCTGAATCCTTTTCCATTGTCATGAAAAAAATTGATTCCACGCTTCGGGGAAATCTCTGTGCTGAGGTCATGGAGGTTGCTGCATTCTGTGCTGCAGAGTTGGTCATAGTATCTCCTGCATTTCCTGATCAGGGAAGAACGGTGGAGGGCGGAAGATTGTTGGTCCATGGCAAACCTTTACTGGAGACAGAACATGGCAAGGATCCCCGAAAGCCGGTAGAAGAAGATAATCTACTCAAGCTCTTCTCCAAAGGGCAGAGTCTATATACCGTAGTTCACCAAGAGGCGGGTGCTGCGTTCCCTGCTCTGGAGGGGAAGACGATGCTTGTATGTGATGCCCGCACACAGGACGACCTTTTCCGCCTTGTCAGGCTGGCAAGAAAACGAGAAGAGAAAGTCCTGTATGTGGGAAGTGCTGGTTTGGCTGATGCGCTCTGTAATGTGCAATATCCTTCCCGTGGAGTACTGGGTATGGTTGCAAGTCTCAGCGAAGTAACTCGCAACCAAGTAAGGTATGCCAAGGAACATGGGATTTTTACCGAAGTTGTTGAGGTGGAGTCTCTCCTTGGGGAAGTAGACCCTTATCCGATCATCAAACGGGTCAGGGAAGCCATCTCCCAAAGCAAGCCAGCCCTTGTCGTGGTTTCCTCAGTCCTTGATGAATCTGCATTCAGTCGTTCCTTGGAGGAAGGTGCACAACGCGGACTTTCCTCTGATGCGGTTGCAGCAACAATAAGGGACTCCTTCAGCCTTCTGGGAAAGGCCTTGGTAGAGCAGTGTGAGATCTCTGGCTTGTTCCTCACTGGTGGGGACACCGCCTTCGGCCTTTTGGAGGCTCTGGGAATTCATGAGGTGGAAATAATCAGGGAAGTACAGGGAGGTATCCCCCTCCTTGAAGTACCCAGTGGAGGGTATGCATCAATGAGAATTGTCACAAAAGCGGGTGCTTTCGGAAATGATCAAGCAATTGCGCATAGCTTGCGGGTTTTGCAAGAACGGTAG
- a CDS encoding HD domain-containing protein, with protein MQYRNTQLLASLYRQSETTIRDPLWKDIKLSRAFKSILLTPTVQKLGRIKQLGPTFHLYPGAVHTRLDHSLGVYHIGFSILQSLFGQNKELPITEEGALTFLCACLLHDIGHFPFAHSLKELPLTSHEAIACTMIREDAALHKAIEMAGLDAERVGSIIDEHQETSDEEILLYRSILSGTLDPDKLDYLNRDAFFCGVPYGTQDVSYIVDRLVVAGGRMALQEEALGSVEHLLFSKYLMYRNVYWHTTTRSATAMIKKAVLASLSDGSLQTEDLYGLDDEQFFSLPQLKQFTYSNLFSLVRDNQLYTATFEKPYEEEGVLETKNKDLFSRLSFEEHIANKLGCDPSEVIVDIPEPISFEADLPILHENGSVSTFGEVDYLFSYDIGRVFTKSLRKFRIFTPHTISPEALGRALEF; from the coding sequence ATGCAATACCGCAATACACAGTTGCTCGCGTCTCTTTACCGCCAAAGCGAAACAACAATTCGAGACCCTTTATGGAAGGACATCAAGCTCTCCAGGGCCTTCAAGTCCATCCTATTGACCCCCACTGTACAGAAACTTGGGAGGATCAAGCAACTCGGCCCTACCTTCCACCTCTATCCAGGGGCTGTGCATACCCGTCTTGACCATAGCCTGGGCGTCTATCACATCGGTTTTTCAATCCTCCAGAGCCTCTTCGGCCAGAATAAAGAGCTGCCTATAACCGAAGAGGGGGCGCTTACCTTTCTCTGTGCATGCCTACTGCATGACATTGGGCATTTCCCATTCGCCCACTCTCTGAAAGAACTCCCACTCACCAGCCATGAAGCAATTGCCTGTACGATGATACGTGAGGATGCAGCCCTGCATAAAGCCATTGAGATGGCTGGGCTGGATGCGGAGCGTGTTGGATCAATCATAGATGAGCACCAAGAGACCTCAGATGAAGAGATTCTCCTCTATCGCAGTATTCTCTCTGGAACACTCGACCCAGACAAGCTCGATTACCTAAACCGTGATGCCTTCTTCTGTGGGGTACCCTATGGTACCCAGGATGTATCCTACATTGTTGACAGACTGGTTGTTGCCGGGGGCAGGATGGCATTGCAGGAGGAAGCACTGGGATCGGTGGAGCACCTCTTGTTCAGCAAGTACCTGATGTACCGAAACGTATATTGGCATACCACGACCCGAAGTGCGACTGCTATGATCAAGAAGGCAGTATTGGCATCCTTGTCTGATGGATCACTGCAGACAGAAGATCTTTATGGATTGGATGATGAACAGTTCTTTTCGCTTCCACAGCTGAAACAGTTCACCTACAGCAATCTCTTCTCCTTGGTGCGTGACAACCAGCTGTATACGGCGACATTCGAGAAACCCTATGAAGAAGAGGGTGTATTGGAGACAAAGAACAAGGATCTCTTCTCACGTCTCTCCTTCGAGGAACATATAGCGAACAAGCTTGGATGTGATCCAAGTGAGGTTATCGTAGATATTCCAGAGCCGATCAGCTTTGAGGCAGACCTACCCATTCTCCATGAGAACGGTTCCGTCAGCACATTTGGTGAGGTTGATTACCTTTTTTCCTATGATATTGGTAGGGTCTTTACAAAAAGCCTGAGAAAATTCAGAATCTTCACACCACACACTATCTCTCCAGAAGCACTTGGAAGAGCATTGGAGTTCTGA
- a CDS encoding tRNA 2-thiocytidine biosynthesis TtcA family protein produces the protein MEKLSYRTLLEGNIPPWVMRFIKHTGKAINTYSMIRENDTVLLSASGGKDSLALALALSIRRKWLPINYELKALMINWIEHPIPEEYRALLTTFFTDLGYDFKIVDEHQFPESFKGEFNCYLCSRNRRRILFTRCEEEGMNLVAMGHHLDDLAETSLMNLCLRGRFSTMQPVQPFFDGKINVIRPMIEIHESVTKRLAEAYDLPVVKPVCPYDQTNIRSRIKPIVKELSHLDKLSREHIYKAHHYEPRM, from the coding sequence ATGGAAAAATTATCCTATAGAACACTCCTGGAGGGGAATATCCCCCCCTGGGTTATGCGTTTTATCAAGCATACCGGAAAAGCCATAAACACCTACTCGATGATTCGCGAGAATGATACCGTTCTGCTCTCCGCCAGCGGAGGCAAGGACAGTCTTGCCCTTGCCCTTGCCCTCTCCATCAGGAGAAAGTGGCTTCCCATCAATTATGAACTCAAGGCTCTTATGATCAACTGGATCGAACACCCGATTCCAGAAGAGTATCGAGCCTTGCTTACCACCTTTTTTACCGACCTTGGGTATGATTTCAAGATTGTTGATGAACATCAATTCCCAGAATCATTCAAAGGTGAGTTCAACTGCTATCTCTGTTCCAGAAACAGAAGAAGAATCCTTTTTACCCGATGTGAGGAAGAGGGCATGAATCTGGTCGCCATGGGACACCACCTGGATGATCTGGCGGAAACCAGCCTGATGAATCTCTGCCTTAGGGGTCGCTTCTCTACGATGCAGCCGGTACAACCCTTCTTTGATGGAAAAATCAATGTAATTCGTCCCATGATAGAGATTCACGAGTCAGTTACCAAGAGACTGGCAGAAGCGTATGACCTTCCTGTGGTTAAACCCGTGTGCCCCTATGACCAGACGAATATCCGTTCCCGCATCAAGCCTATTGTCAAGGAGTTGTCACACCTGGACAAACTCAGCAGGGAGCATATTTACAAAGCACACCACTACGAGCCAAGAATGTAA